In one Acanthochromis polyacanthus isolate Apoly-LR-REF ecotype Palm Island chromosome 20, KAUST_Apoly_ChrSc, whole genome shotgun sequence genomic region, the following are encoded:
- the ptchd3a gene encoding patched domain-containing protein 3 has protein sequence MSCRRTDCISKPLSGLFGKLGSTVGSYPFYFFIIPLFLSAALGVGFINLDRVADNDLERQFTPRKGPSKVTRAFVRENFPYNDSMFTEDRLYDKPDFASLIAVARDNLDILEGPAFEEILRLNDKILNITVGNGTRGFSDLCAITNGECISNVILDILSSSEAGPTSLTYPEYTYRSRSVFLGFVLGGVKTDGRGSVRSAHAMKLSYFLGDHEAEASKLWLKGFKSLLSDEMNHQYIDVSYYTSKSKQEEIDSHTTDGFPLFLITYACAITFSVLSCLRMDNVRNKVWVAVFGVLSSGLAVLSSFGLLLYIGVPFVITVANAPFLILGIGLNNMFILVSDWQHTHVNDPVPERMAHAYKEAIMSITITALTDVLKFFIGVTSDFPSVQYFCLYTATSIIFCYIYTITFFGAFLALNGRREGSNRHWLTCRKIPSNRPDGRSTMYNICCVGGDYDKSTGAEKKHPANNFFKDYYGPFLIKPWVKGVVIFLYVAYLAVSIYGCFHIQQGIELYDLAADNSHVTRFMKKDREYFSDYGPSVMVIVTEAFPYWDKTKRHQLLTCMENVKTLDFVDKDVYTSWLDSYLSYGQENHLNLDDKDVFLKNLSPFFELLPFFKQDVNLTGDVIFASRVFIQTVDLYSAKMEVDMLEGLKSTVSKCSIASLSVYNQEFIFYDQHSVVVKSTIKNVVVITAVMLAVSMLLIPNLLCSLGVACSIGSVTAGVTGFMALWDVGLDSISMIIFSVCIGFTVDFSAHVSYAFVSSKKPNADEKAIEALSNLGYPILQGALSTILGVSVLATGHFNTFRTFFKIFFLVMLLGMIHGLVFIPVMLTAVTCGTEEEQEDKRETAERISKL, from the exons ATGAGCTGCAGACGCACAGATTGCATCTCAAAGCCTCTGTCGGGCCTTTTTGGGAAACTTGGATCCACAGTAGGCTCCTATCCCTTTTATTTCTTCATAATCCCTCTTTTCCTCTCGGCAGCACTCGGCGTAGGCTTCATTAATCTCGACCGCGTGGCAGACAATGATCTTGAGCGGCAATTCACGCCGAGGAAAGGACCCTCGAAGGTGACGAGAGCGTTTGTGCGGGAAAACTTCCCCTACAATGACTCTATGTTTACCGAAGACAGGCTGTATGACAAACCTGACTTTGCATCCCTCATCGCTGTGGCCAGAGACAACCTAGACATCCTGGAAGGTCCTGCCTTCGAGGAGATCCTCAGACTCAACGATAAGATTCTTAACATCACCGTGGGCAATGGAACACGGGGATTCAGTGACTTGTGCGCCATAACCAATGGAGAATGCATCTCCAATGTCATCCTGGACATTCTTAGCTCCAGTGAAGCTGGACCGACCAGCCTCACCTACCCAGAATACACGTACAGATCCAGATCGGTGTTTTTGGGCTTTGTGCTCGGCGGCGTCAAGACAGACGGCCGAGGCTCGGTGAGAAGTGCTCATGCTATGAAGCTCTCGTACTTCTTGGGGGATCATGAAGCTGAAGCCTCCAAATTATGGCTGAAAGGATTTAAAAGCCTGCTGTCTGACGAGATGAACCACCAATACATCGAT GTGTCGTACTACACCTCCAAGTCCAAGCAGGAGGAGATTGACAGTCACACCACAGATGGCTTCCCTTTATTCCTCATCACGTATGCCTGTGCTATCACCTTCTCAGTTCTATCCTGCCTGAG GATGGACAACGTGAGGAACAAGGTGTGGGTGGCTGTGTTTGGCGTCCTCTCGTCTGGCCTGGCTGTCCTGTCCTCCTTTGGCTTGCTGCTCTACATCGGAGTGCCGTTCGTTATCACCGTCGCAAACGCTCCGTTCCTGATACTCG GAATCGGCCTCAACAACATGTTCATCTTGGTGTCCGACTGGCAGCACACACATGTCAACGACCCGGTGCCGGAGCGAATGGCCCACGCCTACAAAGAAGCCATCATGTCCATCACCATCACCGCCCTCACCGACGTCCTCAAGTTCTTCATCGGCGTCACGTCCGACTTCCCCTCGGTCCAGTACTTCTGCCTCTACACCGCCACCTCCATCATCTTCTGCTACATCTACACCATCACCTTCTTCGGAGCCTTCCTGGCCCTGAACGGGAGGCGGGAAGGCAGCAACAGGCACTGGCTGACCTGCAGGAAAATACCATCCAACCGACCCGATGGCCGCTCTACGATGTACAACATCTGCTGTGTGGGGGGTGACTACGATAAGAGCACTGGAGCGGAGAAAAAACACCCAGCGAATAATTTCTTTAAGGATTACTACGGCCCGTTTTTGATCAAGCCCTGGGTCAAGGGAGTGGTAATCTTCCTCTATGTAGCATATTTAGCTGTGAGTATTTATGGATGTTTCCACATACAGCAAGGGATTGAGCTTTATGATCTGGCAGCTGATAACTCCCACGTTACAAGATTCATGAAGAAAGATAGGGAGTATTTCTCTGATTATGGTCCATCTGTGATGGTTATTGTGACTGAGGCCTTCCCATATTGGGATAAAACCAAGAGGCATCAACTTCTAACTTGCATGGAGAACGTTAAAACCCTTGACTTTGTAGATAAGGATGTCTACACATCCTGGCTGGACTCCTATTTGTCATATGGCCAAGAAAATCATCTGAACCTCGATGATaaagatgtttttctcaagaatttGTCTCCCTTTTTTGAGTTGTTACCCTTCTTCAAGCAAGACGTGAACCTCACCGGAGATGTCATCTTCGCATCCCGGGTTTTCATCCAGACAGTGGACTTGTACAGCGCCAAGATGGAGGTGGACATGCTCGAAGGTCTCAAATCCACCGTGAGCAAGTGCAGCATAGCCTCTTTATCAGTTTACAACCAGGAGTTCATCTTCTACGACCAGCACAGCGTGGTGGTAAAAAGCACCATTAAGAATGTTGTCGTGATCACAGCGGTGATGTTGGCCGTATCGATGCTGCTGATTCCCAACCTGCTGTGCTCGTTGGGCGTGGCTTGTTCCATTGGTTCGGTGACCGCGGGGGTGACCGGTTTCATGGCTCTGTGGGACGTCGGCCTGGACTCCATCTCTATGATCATCTTCAGCGTCTGCATCGGATTCACCGTCGATTTCTCCGCTCACGTTTCATACGCCTTCGTCTCCAGCAAGAAACCCAACGCTGACGAGAAGGCCATCGAGGCTCTGTCCAATCTAGGATACCCGATTCTTCAAGGCGCCTTGTCCACCATCTTGGGTGTGTCAGTGTTAGCGACGGGTCACTTCAACACCTTCAGAACGTTCTTTAAGATCTTTTTCCTTGTCATGCTTCTTGGGATGATTCATGGCCTCGTTTTCATCCCCGTCATGCTGACAGCGGTGACATGCGGCACAGAGGAAGAGCAAGAAGATAAACGTGAAACCGCAGAGAGGATCAGCAAACTGTGA